The following is a genomic window from Jannaschia sp. S6380.
ATCGCGCGGTCGGCGGGGGTCTCGAAGGCCACGCTCTACAGCTATTTCCCCGACAAGCGCGTCCTTTTCATGGAGGTCGCCAAGGCCGAGTGTGGTCTCCAGGCCGACGAGGCCGATGCCGTCCTGACCGATGATTCGAGCCCACGCGAGGTCCTTTGCATCGCCGCGGACCGGATGCTCGGGTTCTTCCTGTCGCCGTTCGGGCAGTCGATCTTCCGGATGTGCGTGGCCGAAAGCGACCGATTCCCGGAACTGGGGCGCGAATTCTACGAGACCGGACCGCAGCTCTTCCGCGAGAAGATGGTCGAGTATTTCCGCTGCGCGGTCGCCGATGGCGCACTGGCGATCGAGGATTTCGACCTGGCCGCGGACCAGTTCTTCGAGCTGTGCAAGGCGACGCTGTTCCCCGAACTGGTCTTCGGCATCCGCACCACGGTCACCGAGGCCGAGCGCCAGCGCGTGATCGACGGCGCGGTCGAGACGTTCCTGGCGCGCTACGGCGTCTGAGGCTTGGTGCTGGCGGTGACGTAGTTCACGGACAGGTCGCGATCCGACAGCCGCCAGGACCAGGCGACCGGGTTGAAGACGAAGCCCATCCGGTCGACCGGGGTCAGTCCGGCGCGTCCGATCAGGTCGTAGAGTTCGTCGGGGGTGATGAATTTCGACCACTCGTGCGTGCCCTTGGGCAGCCAGCGCATGACATGTTCGGCCCCGATGATCGCCATGACGTAGGATTTCGGGTTCCGGTTGATGGTCGAGCAGATCATCAAGCCACCGGGGCGCAGGAGGCGCTGGCAGGCGGTGAGGTAGGCGAGCGGATCGGCGACGTGCTCGACCACCTCCATGTTGAGGACGACGTCGAAGGGCGCTTCGCCCGTCTCTACCAGCGCCTCGGCGGAGGTGTGGCGGTAGTCGATGTCGAGGCCAGATTGCGCGGCATGGGCCTGCGCCACGGGGATGTTGCGTTCGGCAGCGTCGACGCCCACGACGTCCGCGCCCAGTCGCGCCATCGGCTCGGCCAGAAGGCCGCCGCCGCAGCCGATATCGAGGATGCGGAGCCCGTCGAAGGGGCGGTCGGCCGTCAGATCGCGGTCGAACTCGCCGGCGATCTGGGTGGTGATGTAGTCGAGCCGGCAGGGGTTGAGCATGTGCAGCGGCTTGAACTTGCCGCTCGGATCCCACCATTCGGCGGCCATGGCCTGGAACTTCTCGATCTCGGCGGGGTCGATGGTGCTGGTCATGGCGTCCTCCGGCTCGGGGCCCTGTTGAAGGGCTGCGCTTGGTCTATATAGGTGCGAGATGGATCGGAACCTTCAACAGACCAGCGCCGGTGCGCTCTATCCCCCGCTGGATCCGTTCGATCGGCAGCGGGTCGACGTGGGCGACGGTCACAACCTCTATGTCGAGCAGTGCGGAAACCCCGGCGGTCTGCCAGTCGCGGTGCTGCATGGCGGCCCGGGCGGCGGATGCAGCCCGATGATGCGGCGTTTCTTCGACCCCGATATCTGGCGGGTGATCCTGTTCGACCAGCGCGGCTGCGGGCGTTCGCGTCCCCATGCCAGCATCCGCGACAACACGACCTGGCATCTGGTCAGGGATATCGAGCGGTTGCGCGGCCATCTGGGCATCGATCGATGGGCGGTGTTCGGCGGCAGCTGGGGCGCCACGCTGGCGCTGATCTACGCGATCACCCATCCCGACCGCGCCGCCCATCTGTTCCTGCGCGGTGTGTTCCTGATGGAGGAGCGCGAGCTCGACTGGTTCTACGGCGGCGGCGTGGGGGCGTTCTGGCCCGAGGCCTGGGCCCGGTTCGCGGGGATGATCCCCGAGGCGGAACACGGCGACCTGATCGCGGCCTACAACCGCCGCCTGTTCGACACGCCCGCGCAGGAACAGGTCCGCTTCGCGC
Proteins encoded in this region:
- the ubiG gene encoding bifunctional 2-polyprenyl-6-hydroxyphenol methylase/3-demethylubiquinol 3-O-methyltransferase UbiG — encoded protein: MTSTIDPAEIEKFQAMAAEWWDPSGKFKPLHMLNPCRLDYITTQIAGEFDRDLTADRPFDGLRILDIGCGGGLLAEPMARLGADVVGVDAAERNIPVAQAHAAQSGLDIDYRHTSAEALVETGEAPFDVVLNMEVVEHVADPLAYLTACQRLLRPGGLMICSTINRNPKSYVMAIIGAEHVMRWLPKGTHEWSKFITPDELYDLIGRAGLTPVDRMGFVFNPVAWSWRLSDRDLSVNYVTASTKPQTP
- the pip gene encoding prolyl aminopeptidase, whose amino-acid sequence is MDRNLQQTSAGALYPPLDPFDRQRVDVGDGHNLYVEQCGNPGGLPVAVLHGGPGGGCSPMMRRFFDPDIWRVILFDQRGCGRSRPHASIRDNTTWHLVRDIERLRGHLGIDRWAVFGGSWGATLALIYAITHPDRAAHLFLRGVFLMEERELDWFYGGGVGAFWPEAWARFAGMIPEAEHGDLIAAYNRRLFDTPAQEQVRFARAWAAWENALASVAAQGRSGEPGGEYARAFARLENHYFTHRGFLDHDGWIRANLDRIADVPGDIVQGRYDMICPPVSAQLLAEGWSAATLQIAPFAGHALSEPGIAEELVAATDRIAAARSGELRF
- a CDS encoding TetR/AcrR family transcriptional regulator, with translation MNDVSPIKRGRKFDQVLEGARAVFMADGYEGASVDAIARSAGVSKATLYSYFPDKRVLFMEVAKAECGLQADEADAVLTDDSSPREVLCIAADRMLGFFLSPFGQSIFRMCVAESDRFPELGREFYETGPQLFREKMVEYFRCAVADGALAIEDFDLAADQFFELCKATLFPELVFGIRTTVTEAERQRVIDGAVETFLARYGV